A window of the Arachis duranensis cultivar V14167 chromosome 5, aradu.V14167.gnm2.J7QH, whole genome shotgun sequence genome harbors these coding sequences:
- the LOC107487593 gene encoding uncharacterized protein LOC107487593 isoform X5 has translation MQKSCQPQPVDPRDIIDLTGDEQDRVCDTCGDVGLEHFLAFCNECNDGAEHIYCMRVKMEELPEDGWTCEECMPREGTGKLVQDKVEQPVATNRSKHLSENSIDPESCKSSKLKSRSSYSMKSGISTPHLQVKRCQVPSEAQSLEKASATMTNAGPHILSGPCDDSPLHKDFSYKKFGKVKMKSVNKIMHFASQYCNSQEKAMVPRGYGEKSNVVTLEDELGIEGRALETRERSSKVSSPRDQSLLSRHYMCKNLKRNLEGVIIDTSCKKSFCDTKEMAASSNCAIDESPNLHSQTETTRDECSLLESRSPNLESGPATKDVCLQNKYLALHDDRNDTCSGVLANDRSEQFNAGLQPSNHNTHEDLDIPNEKNNEEPDTPNEKNNEEPDTPNEKNNDIQQAEHLINAATAQIIHELCAGLALDERSCLRDLGVRSSSQAFVYPKPDHSWQGKFLIQGIGEIATICDGIQAHLSTCASPKVIDVVDRLPKMIILDELPRLTMWPSQFTEGQPTEENIALYFFAEDPRSYRTCYKQLVDLMIKNDLTLKGNLDGVELLIFPSNILPEKSQRKKWSSTRLF, from the exons ATGCAAAAATCCTGTCAACCTCAGCCAGTAGACCCTAGAGATATCATAGATTTAACGGGTGATGAG CAGGATCGAGTTTGCGATACTTGTGGGGATGTAGGGTTGGAGCACTTCCTTGCATTTTGTAATGAGTGTAATGATGGGGCGGAGCACAT TTACTGTATGCGTGTTAAGATGGAAGAACTTCCTGAAGATGGTTGGACTTGTGAAGAGTGCATGCCAAGGGAAGGGACTGGAAAATTAGTACAGGATAAAGTGGAACAGCCAGTGGCTACAAACAGATCAAAACATCTATCTGAAAATTCAATAGACCCTGAGTCTTGTAAAAGTTCAAAACTAAAATCGAGATCATCATATTCTATGAAAAGTGGGATAAGTACACCCCATCTGCAGGTTAAGAGATGCCAAGTCCCTTCAGAAGCTCAGTCTTTGGAAAAAGCTAGTGCTACTATGACAAATGCTGGACCACATATTTTATCCGGACCTTGTGATGACTCTCCACTTCATAAGGATTTCTCATACAAGAAATTTGGGAAAGTGAAAATGAAATCAGTCAACAAAATCATGCACTTTGCCTCCCAATATTGCAATTCTCAAGAGAAAGCAATGGTTCCTCGTGGTTATGGTGAGAAGAGTAATGTTGTTACCTTGGAGGATGAGTTAGGCATAGAGGGAAGGGCTCTTGAAACAAGGGAGCGATCTTCTAAAGTCTCAAGTCCAAGGGATCAGTCCCTATTGAGTAGACATTATATGTGCAAAAATTTGAAGAGAAACCTAGAAGGTGTCATCATTGATACATCTTGCAAGAAATCTTTCTGTGATACTAAGGAAATGGCAGCATCATCCAATTGTGCAATTGATGAATCACCAAACTTGCATTCACAAACTGAGACAACTCGTGATGAAT GCTCTCTATTGGAATCAAGATCTCCAAACTTAGAATCAGGACCAGCAACAAAGGATGTTTGTTTGCAAAACAAATACCTGGCTCTTCATGACGATAGAAATGATACTTGTTCTGGTGTTCTAGCTAATGATC GTTCTGAACAATTTAATGCTGGATTACAACCCAGCAATCACAACACTCATGAAGATCTAGACATTCCAAATGAGAAGAACAACGAAGAACCAGACACTCCAAATgaaaagaacaatgaagaacCAGACACTCCAAATGAAAAGAACAATGACATTCAGCAAGCTGAGCACCTTATTAATGCTGCTACAGCTCAGATCATTCATGAATTATGTGCTGGTCTTGCTTTAGATGAAAGGTCCTGCTTAAGAGACTTGGGGGTTAGAAGTTCGTCACAAGCATTTGTCTACCCAAAGCCTGACCATTCATGGCA AGGGAAATTTTTAATACAAGGTATTGGGGAGATTGCAACCATTTGTGATGGTATTCAAGCACATTTATCAACCTGTGCATCACCTAAGGTTATTGATGTGGTAGACAGGCTTCCAAAGATGATCATACTGGATGAACTGCCTCGCTTGACAATGTGGCCATCTCAATTTACAGAAGGTCAACCCACAGAAGAGAATATTGCTCTGTACTTTTTTGCAGAAGATCCTCGTAG TTATCGAACATGTTATAAACAATTGGTGGATTTGATGATCAAGAATGATTTGACTCTGAAAGGAAACTTGGATGGAGTGGAACTTCTAATATTTCCATCCAACATTCTACCTGAGAAATCCCAGCGTAAGAAATGGTCTTCTACTCGTTTGTTTTGA
- the LOC107487593 gene encoding uncharacterized protein LOC107487593 isoform X3 codes for MQDRVCDTCGDVGLEHFLAFCNECNDGAEHIYCMRVKMEELPEDGWTCEECMPREGTGKLVQDKVEQPVATNRSKHLSENSIDPESCKSSKLKSRSSYSMKSGISTPHLQVKRCQVPSEAQSLEKASATMTNAGPHILSGPCDDSPLHKDFSYKKFGKVKMKSVNKIMHFASQYCNSQEKAMVPRGYGEKSNVVTLEDELGIEGRALETRERSSKVSSPRDQSLLSRHYMCKNLKRNLEGVIIDTSCKKSFCDTKEMAASSNCAIDESPNLHSQTETTRDECSLLESRSPNLESGPATKDVCLQNKYLALHDDRNDTCSGVLANDRELHNPAIQASSSGVTANRSEIEFATDENLFSGTVSYNLDHQGSEQFNAGLQPSNHNTHEDLDIPNEKNNEEPDTPNEKNNEEPDTPNEKNNDIQQAEHLINAATAQIIHELCAGLALDERSCLRDLGVRSSSQAFVYPKPDHSWQGKFLIQGIGEIATICDGIQAHLSTCASPKVIDVVDRLPKMIILDELPRLTMWPSQFTEGQPTEENIALYFFAEDPRSYRTCYKQLVDLMIKNDLTLKGNLDGVELLIFPSNILPEKSQRKKWSSTRLF; via the exons ATG CAGGATCGAGTTTGCGATACTTGTGGGGATGTAGGGTTGGAGCACTTCCTTGCATTTTGTAATGAGTGTAATGATGGGGCGGAGCACAT TTACTGTATGCGTGTTAAGATGGAAGAACTTCCTGAAGATGGTTGGACTTGTGAAGAGTGCATGCCAAGGGAAGGGACTGGAAAATTAGTACAGGATAAAGTGGAACAGCCAGTGGCTACAAACAGATCAAAACATCTATCTGAAAATTCAATAGACCCTGAGTCTTGTAAAAGTTCAAAACTAAAATCGAGATCATCATATTCTATGAAAAGTGGGATAAGTACACCCCATCTGCAGGTTAAGAGATGCCAAGTCCCTTCAGAAGCTCAGTCTTTGGAAAAAGCTAGTGCTACTATGACAAATGCTGGACCACATATTTTATCCGGACCTTGTGATGACTCTCCACTTCATAAGGATTTCTCATACAAGAAATTTGGGAAAGTGAAAATGAAATCAGTCAACAAAATCATGCACTTTGCCTCCCAATATTGCAATTCTCAAGAGAAAGCAATGGTTCCTCGTGGTTATGGTGAGAAGAGTAATGTTGTTACCTTGGAGGATGAGTTAGGCATAGAGGGAAGGGCTCTTGAAACAAGGGAGCGATCTTCTAAAGTCTCAAGTCCAAGGGATCAGTCCCTATTGAGTAGACATTATATGTGCAAAAATTTGAAGAGAAACCTAGAAGGTGTCATCATTGATACATCTTGCAAGAAATCTTTCTGTGATACTAAGGAAATGGCAGCATCATCCAATTGTGCAATTGATGAATCACCAAACTTGCATTCACAAACTGAGACAACTCGTGATGAAT GCTCTCTATTGGAATCAAGATCTCCAAACTTAGAATCAGGACCAGCAACAAAGGATGTTTGTTTGCAAAACAAATACCTGGCTCTTCATGACGATAGAAATGATACTTGTTCTGGTGTTCTAGCTAATGATCGTGAGTTACATAATCCTGCAATACAAGCTTCTAGTTCTGGTGTTACTGCAAATAGAAGTGAAATAGAATTTGCTACTGACGAAAACTTATTTTCTGGAACCGTTTCTTACAATCTTGATCATCAAGGTTCTGAACAATTTAATGCTGGATTACAACCCAGCAATCACAACACTCATGAAGATCTAGACATTCCAAATGAGAAGAACAACGAAGAACCAGACACTCCAAATgaaaagaacaatgaagaacCAGACACTCCAAATGAAAAGAACAATGACATTCAGCAAGCTGAGCACCTTATTAATGCTGCTACAGCTCAGATCATTCATGAATTATGTGCTGGTCTTGCTTTAGATGAAAGGTCCTGCTTAAGAGACTTGGGGGTTAGAAGTTCGTCACAAGCATTTGTCTACCCAAAGCCTGACCATTCATGGCA AGGGAAATTTTTAATACAAGGTATTGGGGAGATTGCAACCATTTGTGATGGTATTCAAGCACATTTATCAACCTGTGCATCACCTAAGGTTATTGATGTGGTAGACAGGCTTCCAAAGATGATCATACTGGATGAACTGCCTCGCTTGACAATGTGGCCATCTCAATTTACAGAAGGTCAACCCACAGAAGAGAATATTGCTCTGTACTTTTTTGCAGAAGATCCTCGTAG TTATCGAACATGTTATAAACAATTGGTGGATTTGATGATCAAGAATGATTTGACTCTGAAAGGAAACTTGGATGGAGTGGAACTTCTAATATTTCCATCCAACATTCTACCTGAGAAATCCCAGCGTAAGAAATGGTCTTCTACTCGTTTGTTTTGA
- the LOC107487593 gene encoding uncharacterized protein LOC107487593 isoform X6, which produces MQKSCQPQPVDPRDIIDLTGDEQDRVCDTCGDVGLEHFLAFCNECNDGAEHIYCMRVKMEELPEDGWTCEECMPREGTGKLVQDKVEQPVATNRSKHLSENSIDPESCKSSKLKSRSSYSMKSGISTPHLQVKRCQVPSEAQSLEKASATMTNAGPHILSGPCDDSPLHKDFSYKKFGKVKMKSVNKIMHFASQYCNSQEKAMVPRGYGEKSNVVTLEDELGIEGRALETRERSSKVSSPRDQSLLSRHYMCKNLKRNLEGVIIDTSCKKSFCDTKEMAASSNCAIDESPNLHSQTETTRDECSLLESRSPNLESGPATKDVCLQNKYLALHDDRNDTCSGVLANDRELHNPAIQASSSGVTANRSEIEFATDENLFSGTVSYNLDHQGSEQFNAGLQPSNHNTHEDLDIPNEKNNEEPDTPNEKNNEEPDTPNEKNNDIQQAEHLINAATAQIIHELCAGLALDERSCLRDLGVRSSSQAFVYPKPDHSWQGKFLIQGIGEIATICDGIQAHLSTCASPKVIDVVDRLPKMIILDELPRLTMWPSQFTEGQPTEENIALYFFAEDPLIEHVINNWWI; this is translated from the exons ATGCAAAAATCCTGTCAACCTCAGCCAGTAGACCCTAGAGATATCATAGATTTAACGGGTGATGAG CAGGATCGAGTTTGCGATACTTGTGGGGATGTAGGGTTGGAGCACTTCCTTGCATTTTGTAATGAGTGTAATGATGGGGCGGAGCACAT TTACTGTATGCGTGTTAAGATGGAAGAACTTCCTGAAGATGGTTGGACTTGTGAAGAGTGCATGCCAAGGGAAGGGACTGGAAAATTAGTACAGGATAAAGTGGAACAGCCAGTGGCTACAAACAGATCAAAACATCTATCTGAAAATTCAATAGACCCTGAGTCTTGTAAAAGTTCAAAACTAAAATCGAGATCATCATATTCTATGAAAAGTGGGATAAGTACACCCCATCTGCAGGTTAAGAGATGCCAAGTCCCTTCAGAAGCTCAGTCTTTGGAAAAAGCTAGTGCTACTATGACAAATGCTGGACCACATATTTTATCCGGACCTTGTGATGACTCTCCACTTCATAAGGATTTCTCATACAAGAAATTTGGGAAAGTGAAAATGAAATCAGTCAACAAAATCATGCACTTTGCCTCCCAATATTGCAATTCTCAAGAGAAAGCAATGGTTCCTCGTGGTTATGGTGAGAAGAGTAATGTTGTTACCTTGGAGGATGAGTTAGGCATAGAGGGAAGGGCTCTTGAAACAAGGGAGCGATCTTCTAAAGTCTCAAGTCCAAGGGATCAGTCCCTATTGAGTAGACATTATATGTGCAAAAATTTGAAGAGAAACCTAGAAGGTGTCATCATTGATACATCTTGCAAGAAATCTTTCTGTGATACTAAGGAAATGGCAGCATCATCCAATTGTGCAATTGATGAATCACCAAACTTGCATTCACAAACTGAGACAACTCGTGATGAAT GCTCTCTATTGGAATCAAGATCTCCAAACTTAGAATCAGGACCAGCAACAAAGGATGTTTGTTTGCAAAACAAATACCTGGCTCTTCATGACGATAGAAATGATACTTGTTCTGGTGTTCTAGCTAATGATCGTGAGTTACATAATCCTGCAATACAAGCTTCTAGTTCTGGTGTTACTGCAAATAGAAGTGAAATAGAATTTGCTACTGACGAAAACTTATTTTCTGGAACCGTTTCTTACAATCTTGATCATCAAGGTTCTGAACAATTTAATGCTGGATTACAACCCAGCAATCACAACACTCATGAAGATCTAGACATTCCAAATGAGAAGAACAACGAAGAACCAGACACTCCAAATgaaaagaacaatgaagaacCAGACACTCCAAATGAAAAGAACAATGACATTCAGCAAGCTGAGCACCTTATTAATGCTGCTACAGCTCAGATCATTCATGAATTATGTGCTGGTCTTGCTTTAGATGAAAGGTCCTGCTTAAGAGACTTGGGGGTTAGAAGTTCGTCACAAGCATTTGTCTACCCAAAGCCTGACCATTCATGGCA AGGGAAATTTTTAATACAAGGTATTGGGGAGATTGCAACCATTTGTGATGGTATTCAAGCACATTTATCAACCTGTGCATCACCTAAGGTTATTGATGTGGTAGACAGGCTTCCAAAGATGATCATACTGGATGAACTGCCTCGCTTGACAATGTGGCCATCTCAATTTACAGAAGGTCAACCCACAGAAGAGAATATTGCTCTGTACTTTTTTGCAGAAGATCCTC TTATCGAACATGTTATAAACAATTGGTGGATTTGA
- the LOC107487593 gene encoding uncharacterized protein LOC107487593 isoform X2 yields the protein MQKSCQPQPVDPRDIIDLTGDEDRVCDTCGDVGLEHFLAFCNECNDGAEHIYCMRVKMEELPEDGWTCEECMPREGTGKLVQDKVEQPVATNRSKHLSENSIDPESCKSSKLKSRSSYSMKSGISTPHLQVKRCQVPSEAQSLEKASATMTNAGPHILSGPCDDSPLHKDFSYKKFGKVKMKSVNKIMHFASQYCNSQEKAMVPRGYGEKSNVVTLEDELGIEGRALETRERSSKVSSPRDQSLLSRHYMCKNLKRNLEGVIIDTSCKKSFCDTKEMAASSNCAIDESPNLHSQTETTRDECSLLESRSPNLESGPATKDVCLQNKYLALHDDRNDTCSGVLANDRELHNPAIQASSSGVTANRSEIEFATDENLFSGTVSYNLDHQGSEQFNAGLQPSNHNTHEDLDIPNEKNNEEPDTPNEKNNEEPDTPNEKNNDIQQAEHLINAATAQIIHELCAGLALDERSCLRDLGVRSSSQAFVYPKPDHSWQGKFLIQGIGEIATICDGIQAHLSTCASPKVIDVVDRLPKMIILDELPRLTMWPSQFTEGQPTEENIALYFFAEDPRSYRTCYKQLVDLMIKNDLTLKGNLDGVELLIFPSNILPEKSQRKKWSSTRLF from the exons ATGCAAAAATCCTGTCAACCTCAGCCAGTAGACCCTAGAGATATCATAGATTTAACGGGTGATGAG GATCGAGTTTGCGATACTTGTGGGGATGTAGGGTTGGAGCACTTCCTTGCATTTTGTAATGAGTGTAATGATGGGGCGGAGCACAT TTACTGTATGCGTGTTAAGATGGAAGAACTTCCTGAAGATGGTTGGACTTGTGAAGAGTGCATGCCAAGGGAAGGGACTGGAAAATTAGTACAGGATAAAGTGGAACAGCCAGTGGCTACAAACAGATCAAAACATCTATCTGAAAATTCAATAGACCCTGAGTCTTGTAAAAGTTCAAAACTAAAATCGAGATCATCATATTCTATGAAAAGTGGGATAAGTACACCCCATCTGCAGGTTAAGAGATGCCAAGTCCCTTCAGAAGCTCAGTCTTTGGAAAAAGCTAGTGCTACTATGACAAATGCTGGACCACATATTTTATCCGGACCTTGTGATGACTCTCCACTTCATAAGGATTTCTCATACAAGAAATTTGGGAAAGTGAAAATGAAATCAGTCAACAAAATCATGCACTTTGCCTCCCAATATTGCAATTCTCAAGAGAAAGCAATGGTTCCTCGTGGTTATGGTGAGAAGAGTAATGTTGTTACCTTGGAGGATGAGTTAGGCATAGAGGGAAGGGCTCTTGAAACAAGGGAGCGATCTTCTAAAGTCTCAAGTCCAAGGGATCAGTCCCTATTGAGTAGACATTATATGTGCAAAAATTTGAAGAGAAACCTAGAAGGTGTCATCATTGATACATCTTGCAAGAAATCTTTCTGTGATACTAAGGAAATGGCAGCATCATCCAATTGTGCAATTGATGAATCACCAAACTTGCATTCACAAACTGAGACAACTCGTGATGAAT GCTCTCTATTGGAATCAAGATCTCCAAACTTAGAATCAGGACCAGCAACAAAGGATGTTTGTTTGCAAAACAAATACCTGGCTCTTCATGACGATAGAAATGATACTTGTTCTGGTGTTCTAGCTAATGATCGTGAGTTACATAATCCTGCAATACAAGCTTCTAGTTCTGGTGTTACTGCAAATAGAAGTGAAATAGAATTTGCTACTGACGAAAACTTATTTTCTGGAACCGTTTCTTACAATCTTGATCATCAAGGTTCTGAACAATTTAATGCTGGATTACAACCCAGCAATCACAACACTCATGAAGATCTAGACATTCCAAATGAGAAGAACAACGAAGAACCAGACACTCCAAATgaaaagaacaatgaagaacCAGACACTCCAAATGAAAAGAACAATGACATTCAGCAAGCTGAGCACCTTATTAATGCTGCTACAGCTCAGATCATTCATGAATTATGTGCTGGTCTTGCTTTAGATGAAAGGTCCTGCTTAAGAGACTTGGGGGTTAGAAGTTCGTCACAAGCATTTGTCTACCCAAAGCCTGACCATTCATGGCA AGGGAAATTTTTAATACAAGGTATTGGGGAGATTGCAACCATTTGTGATGGTATTCAAGCACATTTATCAACCTGTGCATCACCTAAGGTTATTGATGTGGTAGACAGGCTTCCAAAGATGATCATACTGGATGAACTGCCTCGCTTGACAATGTGGCCATCTCAATTTACAGAAGGTCAACCCACAGAAGAGAATATTGCTCTGTACTTTTTTGCAGAAGATCCTCGTAG TTATCGAACATGTTATAAACAATTGGTGGATTTGATGATCAAGAATGATTTGACTCTGAAAGGAAACTTGGATGGAGTGGAACTTCTAATATTTCCATCCAACATTCTACCTGAGAAATCCCAGCGTAAGAAATGGTCTTCTACTCGTTTGTTTTGA
- the LOC107487593 gene encoding uncharacterized protein LOC107487593 isoform X1 — protein sequence MQKSCQPQPVDPRDIIDLTGDEQDRVCDTCGDVGLEHFLAFCNECNDGAEHIYCMRVKMEELPEDGWTCEECMPREGTGKLVQDKVEQPVATNRSKHLSENSIDPESCKSSKLKSRSSYSMKSGISTPHLQVKRCQVPSEAQSLEKASATMTNAGPHILSGPCDDSPLHKDFSYKKFGKVKMKSVNKIMHFASQYCNSQEKAMVPRGYGEKSNVVTLEDELGIEGRALETRERSSKVSSPRDQSLLSRHYMCKNLKRNLEGVIIDTSCKKSFCDTKEMAASSNCAIDESPNLHSQTETTRDECSLLESRSPNLESGPATKDVCLQNKYLALHDDRNDTCSGVLANDRELHNPAIQASSSGVTANRSEIEFATDENLFSGTVSYNLDHQGSEQFNAGLQPSNHNTHEDLDIPNEKNNEEPDTPNEKNNEEPDTPNEKNNDIQQAEHLINAATAQIIHELCAGLALDERSCLRDLGVRSSSQAFVYPKPDHSWQGKFLIQGIGEIATICDGIQAHLSTCASPKVIDVVDRLPKMIILDELPRLTMWPSQFTEGQPTEENIALYFFAEDPRSYRTCYKQLVDLMIKNDLTLKGNLDGVELLIFPSNILPEKSQRKKWSSTRLF from the exons ATGCAAAAATCCTGTCAACCTCAGCCAGTAGACCCTAGAGATATCATAGATTTAACGGGTGATGAG CAGGATCGAGTTTGCGATACTTGTGGGGATGTAGGGTTGGAGCACTTCCTTGCATTTTGTAATGAGTGTAATGATGGGGCGGAGCACAT TTACTGTATGCGTGTTAAGATGGAAGAACTTCCTGAAGATGGTTGGACTTGTGAAGAGTGCATGCCAAGGGAAGGGACTGGAAAATTAGTACAGGATAAAGTGGAACAGCCAGTGGCTACAAACAGATCAAAACATCTATCTGAAAATTCAATAGACCCTGAGTCTTGTAAAAGTTCAAAACTAAAATCGAGATCATCATATTCTATGAAAAGTGGGATAAGTACACCCCATCTGCAGGTTAAGAGATGCCAAGTCCCTTCAGAAGCTCAGTCTTTGGAAAAAGCTAGTGCTACTATGACAAATGCTGGACCACATATTTTATCCGGACCTTGTGATGACTCTCCACTTCATAAGGATTTCTCATACAAGAAATTTGGGAAAGTGAAAATGAAATCAGTCAACAAAATCATGCACTTTGCCTCCCAATATTGCAATTCTCAAGAGAAAGCAATGGTTCCTCGTGGTTATGGTGAGAAGAGTAATGTTGTTACCTTGGAGGATGAGTTAGGCATAGAGGGAAGGGCTCTTGAAACAAGGGAGCGATCTTCTAAAGTCTCAAGTCCAAGGGATCAGTCCCTATTGAGTAGACATTATATGTGCAAAAATTTGAAGAGAAACCTAGAAGGTGTCATCATTGATACATCTTGCAAGAAATCTTTCTGTGATACTAAGGAAATGGCAGCATCATCCAATTGTGCAATTGATGAATCACCAAACTTGCATTCACAAACTGAGACAACTCGTGATGAAT GCTCTCTATTGGAATCAAGATCTCCAAACTTAGAATCAGGACCAGCAACAAAGGATGTTTGTTTGCAAAACAAATACCTGGCTCTTCATGACGATAGAAATGATACTTGTTCTGGTGTTCTAGCTAATGATCGTGAGTTACATAATCCTGCAATACAAGCTTCTAGTTCTGGTGTTACTGCAAATAGAAGTGAAATAGAATTTGCTACTGACGAAAACTTATTTTCTGGAACCGTTTCTTACAATCTTGATCATCAAGGTTCTGAACAATTTAATGCTGGATTACAACCCAGCAATCACAACACTCATGAAGATCTAGACATTCCAAATGAGAAGAACAACGAAGAACCAGACACTCCAAATgaaaagaacaatgaagaacCAGACACTCCAAATGAAAAGAACAATGACATTCAGCAAGCTGAGCACCTTATTAATGCTGCTACAGCTCAGATCATTCATGAATTATGTGCTGGTCTTGCTTTAGATGAAAGGTCCTGCTTAAGAGACTTGGGGGTTAGAAGTTCGTCACAAGCATTTGTCTACCCAAAGCCTGACCATTCATGGCA AGGGAAATTTTTAATACAAGGTATTGGGGAGATTGCAACCATTTGTGATGGTATTCAAGCACATTTATCAACCTGTGCATCACCTAAGGTTATTGATGTGGTAGACAGGCTTCCAAAGATGATCATACTGGATGAACTGCCTCGCTTGACAATGTGGCCATCTCAATTTACAGAAGGTCAACCCACAGAAGAGAATATTGCTCTGTACTTTTTTGCAGAAGATCCTCGTAG TTATCGAACATGTTATAAACAATTGGTGGATTTGATGATCAAGAATGATTTGACTCTGAAAGGAAACTTGGATGGAGTGGAACTTCTAATATTTCCATCCAACATTCTACCTGAGAAATCCCAGCGTAAGAAATGGTCTTCTACTCGTTTGTTTTGA
- the LOC107487593 gene encoding uncharacterized protein LOC107487593 isoform X4 encodes MDRVCDTCGDVGLEHFLAFCNECNDGAEHIYCMRVKMEELPEDGWTCEECMPREGTGKLVQDKVEQPVATNRSKHLSENSIDPESCKSSKLKSRSSYSMKSGISTPHLQVKRCQVPSEAQSLEKASATMTNAGPHILSGPCDDSPLHKDFSYKKFGKVKMKSVNKIMHFASQYCNSQEKAMVPRGYGEKSNVVTLEDELGIEGRALETRERSSKVSSPRDQSLLSRHYMCKNLKRNLEGVIIDTSCKKSFCDTKEMAASSNCAIDESPNLHSQTETTRDECSLLESRSPNLESGPATKDVCLQNKYLALHDDRNDTCSGVLANDRELHNPAIQASSSGVTANRSEIEFATDENLFSGTVSYNLDHQGSEQFNAGLQPSNHNTHEDLDIPNEKNNEEPDTPNEKNNEEPDTPNEKNNDIQQAEHLINAATAQIIHELCAGLALDERSCLRDLGVRSSSQAFVYPKPDHSWQGKFLIQGIGEIATICDGIQAHLSTCASPKVIDVVDRLPKMIILDELPRLTMWPSQFTEGQPTEENIALYFFAEDPRSYRTCYKQLVDLMIKNDLTLKGNLDGVELLIFPSNILPEKSQRKKWSSTRLF; translated from the exons ATG GATCGAGTTTGCGATACTTGTGGGGATGTAGGGTTGGAGCACTTCCTTGCATTTTGTAATGAGTGTAATGATGGGGCGGAGCACAT TTACTGTATGCGTGTTAAGATGGAAGAACTTCCTGAAGATGGTTGGACTTGTGAAGAGTGCATGCCAAGGGAAGGGACTGGAAAATTAGTACAGGATAAAGTGGAACAGCCAGTGGCTACAAACAGATCAAAACATCTATCTGAAAATTCAATAGACCCTGAGTCTTGTAAAAGTTCAAAACTAAAATCGAGATCATCATATTCTATGAAAAGTGGGATAAGTACACCCCATCTGCAGGTTAAGAGATGCCAAGTCCCTTCAGAAGCTCAGTCTTTGGAAAAAGCTAGTGCTACTATGACAAATGCTGGACCACATATTTTATCCGGACCTTGTGATGACTCTCCACTTCATAAGGATTTCTCATACAAGAAATTTGGGAAAGTGAAAATGAAATCAGTCAACAAAATCATGCACTTTGCCTCCCAATATTGCAATTCTCAAGAGAAAGCAATGGTTCCTCGTGGTTATGGTGAGAAGAGTAATGTTGTTACCTTGGAGGATGAGTTAGGCATAGAGGGAAGGGCTCTTGAAACAAGGGAGCGATCTTCTAAAGTCTCAAGTCCAAGGGATCAGTCCCTATTGAGTAGACATTATATGTGCAAAAATTTGAAGAGAAACCTAGAAGGTGTCATCATTGATACATCTTGCAAGAAATCTTTCTGTGATACTAAGGAAATGGCAGCATCATCCAATTGTGCAATTGATGAATCACCAAACTTGCATTCACAAACTGAGACAACTCGTGATGAAT GCTCTCTATTGGAATCAAGATCTCCAAACTTAGAATCAGGACCAGCAACAAAGGATGTTTGTTTGCAAAACAAATACCTGGCTCTTCATGACGATAGAAATGATACTTGTTCTGGTGTTCTAGCTAATGATCGTGAGTTACATAATCCTGCAATACAAGCTTCTAGTTCTGGTGTTACTGCAAATAGAAGTGAAATAGAATTTGCTACTGACGAAAACTTATTTTCTGGAACCGTTTCTTACAATCTTGATCATCAAGGTTCTGAACAATTTAATGCTGGATTACAACCCAGCAATCACAACACTCATGAAGATCTAGACATTCCAAATGAGAAGAACAACGAAGAACCAGACACTCCAAATgaaaagaacaatgaagaacCAGACACTCCAAATGAAAAGAACAATGACATTCAGCAAGCTGAGCACCTTATTAATGCTGCTACAGCTCAGATCATTCATGAATTATGTGCTGGTCTTGCTTTAGATGAAAGGTCCTGCTTAAGAGACTTGGGGGTTAGAAGTTCGTCACAAGCATTTGTCTACCCAAAGCCTGACCATTCATGGCA AGGGAAATTTTTAATACAAGGTATTGGGGAGATTGCAACCATTTGTGATGGTATTCAAGCACATTTATCAACCTGTGCATCACCTAAGGTTATTGATGTGGTAGACAGGCTTCCAAAGATGATCATACTGGATGAACTGCCTCGCTTGACAATGTGGCCATCTCAATTTACAGAAGGTCAACCCACAGAAGAGAATATTGCTCTGTACTTTTTTGCAGAAGATCCTCGTAG TTATCGAACATGTTATAAACAATTGGTGGATTTGATGATCAAGAATGATTTGACTCTGAAAGGAAACTTGGATGGAGTGGAACTTCTAATATTTCCATCCAACATTCTACCTGAGAAATCCCAGCGTAAGAAATGGTCTTCTACTCGTTTGTTTTGA